Proteins found in one Vagococcus carniphilus genomic segment:
- the pdhA gene encoding pyruvate dehydrogenase (acetyl-transferring) E1 component subunit alpha: MAKKKVNPLDFAAFLESIDDNFQTVQVLDVNGKVVNEDLLPDLSDDELVELMTRMVWSRVLDQRSTALNRQGRLGFYAPTAGQEASQLASHFAMEKEDVLLPGYRDVPQLIQHGLPLKEAFLWSKGHAAGNEYPEDLKALPPQIIIGAQYVQAAGVALGLKKRNKPNVAFTYTGDGGSSQGDFYEGINFAGAMKANAVFFIQNNGYAISTPRELQTAAKTLAQKGLAAGIPSVQVDGMDALAVYKVTKAARDWAIAGNGPVLIETLTYRYGPHTLSGDDPTRYRSQETEDEWAGKDPLNRFRIYLTEKGLWSEEKEEAVIEQTKEEIKEAIKATDATPKQKVSDFLKNMFDVAPQSIQEQIDIYEAKESK; encoded by the coding sequence ATGGCTAAGAAAAAAGTAAACCCACTTGATTTTGCAGCATTTCTGGAAAGTATCGATGATAACTTCCAAACAGTTCAAGTATTAGACGTGAACGGAAAAGTAGTAAACGAAGATTTGTTACCTGATTTATCAGATGATGAATTAGTAGAATTAATGACTAGAATGGTATGGTCTCGAGTACTTGATCAACGTTCAACAGCATTAAATCGTCAAGGACGTTTAGGTTTCTACGCTCCAACAGCTGGACAAGAAGCAAGTCAATTAGCAAGTCATTTTGCAATGGAAAAAGAAGATGTCTTATTACCAGGTTACCGTGATGTACCTCAATTGATTCAACACGGCTTACCTTTAAAAGAAGCTTTCCTATGGTCTAAAGGACACGCAGCAGGAAACGAATACCCAGAAGATTTAAAAGCATTACCACCACAAATTATTATTGGAGCACAATACGTGCAAGCAGCTGGTGTGGCTTTAGGTCTTAAAAAACGTAACAAACCAAATGTAGCATTTACATATACAGGTGATGGCGGTTCATCACAAGGTGACTTCTATGAAGGAATCAACTTCGCTGGAGCAATGAAAGCAAATGCCGTATTCTTTATTCAAAATAATGGTTATGCTATTTCAACTCCACGTGAATTACAAACAGCAGCTAAAACTCTAGCTCAAAAAGGACTTGCAGCAGGTATTCCAAGTGTTCAAGTTGACGGAATGGATGCTTTAGCAGTTTATAAAGTAACAAAAGCAGCACGTGATTGGGCAATTGCCGGAAATGGTCCAGTATTAATTGAAACATTAACTTATCGTTATGGTCCACATACTTTATCAGGTGATGATCCAACAAGATATCGTTCACAAGAAACAGAAGACGAGTGGGCAGGTAAAGATCCATTAAATCGTTTCCGTATCTACTTAACTGAAAAAGGTTTATGGTCAGAAGAAAAAGAAGAAGCAGTCATTGAACAAACAAAAGAAGAAATTAAAGAAGCAATCAAAGCAACAGATGCAACACCAAAACAAAAAGTATCAGATTTCTTGAAAAATATGTTTGACGTAGCACCACAAAGTATTCAAGAACAAATTGATATCTATGAAGCAAAGGAGTCGAAATAA
- the mgtA gene encoding magnesium-translocating P-type ATPase: MVNKVKGEVSMKKNVTNDSKNTELMKLSKLSDRELMMEFRTSPNGLTTDDASNRMEEYGENKVDIQKPDAWYVVLVKSFMDPFIYVLAGLLVVSALTKDYEAVVVMSLMILVSALIRFTQDFKAQKESLALQDLVKHTCAVKRDGETKERPMEEVVPGDIVYLSAGDMIPADSVLIWTKDLFVNQSSLTGESMPVEKYEAEKMDKEIKEDSSAIDLTNLIFMGTDVLSGQGEAIILKTGQQTFFGDIAKQASTKRELTNFDRDLNHISKLLLRMVSILFPIVFLINGVMKGDWTQAFFFSIAVAVGLTPEMLPMIVTSNLAKGSQTLAKKKVIVKELNAIQNLGAMNVLCTDKTGTITEDRVVLVEHVSPLGDDDPKVLDMAFLNSNYQTGWKNLMDHAIINFYETHPDRQIHEKIEKIDEIPFDFSRRRLTVVLKQDGHQLMITKGAVEEMSLVCSHVEIDGEILPLTDELLAQMSEVNRKMNEQGMRVITVAYKRDVHSDATYTVADEKDMILVGFVGFLDPAKQSAITAISSLQQHGVTVKVLTGDNEIVSRKVCGDVGIAVDKAYIGADLDKMSDDEFNEAVNETNLFAKLNPMQKARIIKTLQAQGNTVGFMGDGINDAPALRTADVGISVDTAADITKEASSIILLEKSLTVLEDGVIEGRKVFKNMMKYIMITISSNFGNVFSVLVASAFLPFLPMLSFQLLVQNLIYDISQLAMPWDNVDESQIIHPVKFDTKNLFKFTVSIGPISSIFDIITFGVMWYVIGANTVADQSLFQTGWFLVGLISQTLVVYMVRTEKIPFIQSKASAPMVLMSLIAVLVGITIVLVEPLRDAFDFTALPSNYWIWLIGIITIYMVLVQFVKVRYIKKYNEWI; the protein is encoded by the coding sequence ATAGTAAATAAAGTTAAAGGAGAGGTTTCGATGAAAAAGAATGTAACCAATGATAGCAAAAACACTGAGTTGATGAAACTATCAAAATTGTCTGATCGAGAGTTAATGATGGAGTTTAGAACTTCTCCCAATGGTTTAACAACCGATGATGCTAGTAACCGTATGGAGGAGTACGGTGAAAACAAAGTAGATATTCAAAAACCTGATGCATGGTATGTAGTTCTGGTTAAATCTTTCATGGACCCATTCATTTATGTTTTAGCAGGTCTGTTGGTAGTTTCTGCTTTAACGAAAGATTATGAGGCAGTTGTTGTGATGTCTCTAATGATTCTTGTTAGTGCTTTGATTCGCTTTACGCAAGATTTTAAAGCCCAAAAAGAATCTCTAGCCCTTCAGGATTTAGTCAAACATACTTGTGCTGTTAAAAGAGACGGAGAAACAAAAGAAAGGCCAATGGAGGAAGTCGTTCCTGGAGATATTGTTTATCTATCAGCAGGGGATATGATTCCAGCAGATAGTGTCCTTATCTGGACGAAAGACTTATTCGTTAATCAATCTTCTTTAACTGGGGAATCGATGCCAGTTGAAAAGTATGAAGCTGAAAAAATGGATAAAGAAATAAAAGAAGATTCTTCAGCTATTGATTTAACTAACCTTATCTTTATGGGAACTGATGTGTTAAGTGGGCAAGGTGAAGCAATTATCCTAAAAACTGGTCAGCAAACATTTTTTGGAGATATTGCCAAACAAGCAAGCACTAAAAGAGAATTAACCAATTTCGATCGTGATTTGAATCATATTAGTAAATTATTATTAAGAATGGTTTCCATATTATTTCCAATTGTCTTTTTAATTAATGGTGTGATGAAGGGAGATTGGACACAAGCTTTCTTCTTCTCAATTGCAGTGGCAGTTGGTTTGACGCCAGAGATGTTACCGATGATTGTAACAAGTAATCTAGCAAAAGGCTCTCAAACATTAGCCAAAAAGAAAGTTATTGTGAAAGAATTAAATGCGATTCAAAACTTAGGTGCAATGAACGTCTTGTGTACAGATAAAACAGGAACTATCACAGAAGATCGTGTTGTTCTAGTAGAGCATGTGAGCCCACTAGGAGATGATGATCCTAAAGTATTAGATATGGCCTTTTTAAATTCGAATTATCAAACGGGATGGAAAAATTTAATGGATCATGCCATTATTAATTTTTATGAAACACATCCAGATAGACAAATTCATGAAAAAATAGAAAAAATTGATGAGATTCCTTTTGATTTTTCAAGACGACGCTTAACTGTTGTACTAAAACAAGATGGGCATCAATTGATGATTACTAAAGGGGCAGTTGAAGAAATGTCGCTTGTTTGTTCTCATGTTGAGATTGATGGGGAAATTCTACCATTAACTGATGAGTTACTTGCTCAAATGAGCGAAGTTAACCGTAAAATGAATGAACAAGGTATGCGAGTTATTACGGTTGCTTATAAGCGAGATGTGCATAGCGATGCGACTTATACAGTTGCGGATGAAAAAGACATGATCCTCGTTGGATTTGTTGGATTCTTAGACCCGGCTAAACAATCAGCTATCACAGCAATTTCTTCCTTACAACAACATGGTGTAACTGTTAAAGTTTTGACAGGAGATAATGAAATTGTTTCAAGAAAAGTTTGTGGCGATGTTGGAATTGCAGTTGACAAAGCCTATATCGGAGCAGATTTAGATAAAATGAGTGATGATGAGTTTAATGAGGCAGTTAACGAAACTAATCTATTTGCTAAATTAAATCCAATGCAAAAAGCTAGAATTATTAAAACCTTACAAGCTCAAGGAAATACAGTAGGTTTCATGGGAGACGGTATTAATGATGCACCAGCTCTTAGAACTGCTGATGTCGGAATCTCAGTTGATACTGCAGCCGATATCACTAAAGAAGCTAGTTCAATTATCCTTTTAGAAAAGAGTTTAACTGTTTTAGAAGATGGTGTGATTGAAGGTCGTAAAGTCTTTAAGAATATGATGAAGTATATTATGATTACAATTAGTTCAAACTTTGGGAATGTTTTTTCAGTTCTGGTTGCAAGTGCTTTTCTACCGTTTTTACCAATGCTGTCATTCCAGCTTCTTGTTCAGAATTTGATTTATGATATTTCCCAATTAGCAATGCCTTGGGATAATGTAGATGAAAGTCAAATTATCCATCCAGTTAAATTTGATACCAAAAATTTATTTAAATTTACTGTTTCTATAGGGCCAATTAGTAGTATTTTCGATATTATTACTTTTGGTGTGATGTGGTATGTTATTGGAGCCAATACAGTAGCTGATCAAAGTTTATTCCAAACAGGTTGGTTCTTAGTAGGATTAATTAGTCAAACGTTAGTTGTTTATATGGTAAGAACAGAAAAAATACCGTTTATTCAAAGTAAAGCAAGTGCGCCAATGGTGTTAATGAGTCTGATTGCTGTTCTAGTGGGAATTACGATTGTATTAGTAGAACCGTTAAGAGATGCATTTGATTTCACAGCTTTACCTTCTAATTATTGGATTTGGTTAATTGGAATTATCACAATTTATATGGTGCTAGTTCAATTTGTTAAAGTGAGGTACATTAAAAAATATAATGAATGGATTTAA
- a CDS encoding bifunctional hydroxymethylpyrimidine kinase/phosphomethylpyrimidine kinase: MVQKVLTINYSDSTCKAGIQNDLKIFQQNDVFGFSVMTHLTTPKEGSKVYSEFINPGILEQQLDSVFSDGTMDATKIGAINTIEDLHIMIKFIKTYDLKNITLNIRFKNIELHLRKEIIKELFPFISVFILTAQDLTIITDQKYFNTFDDLKVAMTKISTEGVIILENSSPSNNSYLIKKEQTFFETKRKFENLSAMITANLSSIDFLLQ, translated from the coding sequence ATGGTTCAAAAAGTTTTAACAATCAATTACTCTGATTCAACTTGTAAAGCAGGTATTCAAAATGATTTAAAAATTTTTCAACAAAATGATGTCTTTGGTTTCTCTGTAATGACTCATTTAACAACACCTAAAGAAGGTTCTAAAGTTTATTCAGAATTCATTAATCCTGGTATTTTAGAGCAACAACTAGATTCTGTTTTTTCAGACGGAACAATGGATGCCACTAAAATCGGGGCGATTAATACAATAGAAGATTTACATATTATGATAAAGTTTATTAAAACTTATGACTTAAAAAATATTACATTAAATATCCGTTTTAAAAACATAGAGTTACATCTAAGAAAAGAAATAATCAAAGAGTTATTTCCTTTCATTTCTGTCTTTATTTTAACAGCACAAGACCTAACTATAATAACTGATCAAAAATACTTTAATACATTTGATGATTTAAAAGTAGCTATGACTAAAATTTCTACTGAAGGAGTTATTATTCTAGAAAACAGTTCTCCTTCTAACAACTCTTATTTAATAAAAAAAGAGCAAACTTTCTTTGAAACCAAAAGAAAGTTTGAAAATCTATCTGCTATGATAACAGCTA